The Methanosarcina barkeri MS DNA window GGACGAGATTCTGAAGCTTCAGGAAGTACTGAAGGCTGAAGGCAAATGGGAAGTCTATGAGACTGATATTCTCTTCAGAAATCGTTTTTTAATTGATAAAGATCTTGGAGGTATGGTCTGGGTATCTGCAGAAGGGGGATCCGTTGACCCTGCAAAATATATCCGTACAAATGGTTCAGGAAATTCTCGCTGTGAAAAGTTTACATGTGATACTTCAATCCTTGCATCCGGGTTCAATAAAGTTGAAAATCTGACTCTCGCCCCACTGAAGTATCTGGCTTTTGATATTGAATGCCTGCCTCTTGATGGAGGAATGCCTTCTCCTGAGGTTTCCCCCATAATCATGATCAGCTTTTCTTTTGAGCCTGAGTATAAAGGACATAAAACCCTTGTGCTTCTGGCAAAACCTGTGGAAGGTCTGAATTCCGATGTCTGGTCTTACACGGACGAGACTGAAATGCTAAATCAGTTTTTCGAGATCTTCTGCGATTATGACCCTGACATTGTAATTGGATATAATCACCAGGATTTCGATATTCCTTACATAACGGATAGAGTAAAAACTCTGGTTTCAGAAGGGAAAGCAATAAACCCTGTTGTTGGCCGGGACGGCAGCAAAATAGGTTACAGAAAATTCGGGCTTATTACCCGCACCGAAATGAAGGGCCGGGTGGTTGTGGATGCACTTCCTCTGGTAAGAAGAGCTTTCAGTCTGAAGCAGTACACCCTGCGAGCGGTTTCAAAGGAACTCCTGAGCCGTGAAAAACTGGATGTTCCCCCTCTTGAAATGGAAGAGTACTGGCTCGATAAAGGGGAAAAATTCAAAAAATTCGTTGACTATTCACGCAGGGACGCAGAGCTTGCCCTGGAACTTATTCTTAATTTAAGACTCCTTGACAAATATGTGGCCCTTGCCCAGGTAAGCGGAAGTCTGCTTCAGGAAGTTGTTGATGGAGGCCAGACTTCGATGGTTGAAACGCTTCTTCTCAAAGAGTTCGGGCTCCGCGATAGAGTTCTCCTTCCAAAGCCTGATGATGGAGTTTCAGCCGAGAGATATGCAATGAGTTCCGACCTCAAGGGTGGGGAAGTACTGGAACCTAAAAAAGGCCTTCTGGAAAATGTGCTTATTCTTGACTACAAGTCTCTTTACCCAACTATAATGATGGCACATAACCTGTGCTATACTACAGTAGTTACGGGTGACAGGTCAGATGGTGTGACCATTAGACCTCCGTCGGGAGGAGAGTTTGTGCCTTCCGAGGTTTACAAGGGAATCGTGCCTTCTATTCTCGAAGATTTGCTTAACAAGAGGACAAAGACAAAGAAACGGATGAGGGGAGCCTCTAATGAAAATGAGTATAGAGTACTTGATGCTACTCAACTCGCCTTGAAAATCCTGTTAAACAGTTTTTATGGTTATTCCGGATATGCCAGGGCAAGGCTCTACAGCCTGACTCTTGCAAATGCCGTAACCAGCTTTGGAAGAAGCAATATTCTCAATACGCGGGAAATTATTAACAGCACTATCGGAAAAATAATTCTCAGGAATAAAACAGCTCTACTCCTTGATGAAGCAGGAAAACTTTCTCCCCCGGATAGAGTAGTTGAACTGTCGGTTGCCTACGGAGATACTGACAGTGTTTTTGTCCACTGTAAATCCAGCGGAGATCTCTCTCTTGAAGAGGTTAGCCTTATAGGTAACAGGCTTGCAAATATCGTTTCTGTGTCTTTGCCTGACCCGATGGAACTTGAATTTGAGTCGATTGCTAAGCGTGCCCTTCTTATTGCAAAGAAACGCTATGCTCTCTGGTTTTTTGAGCCAAAAAATTCAGGTTGGGAAGATAAGATTAAGGTTAAAGGCATGGAAACCGTCCGAAGAGACTGGTGCGAATTAACCTCGATAACTCTCAATAGAGTTCTTGAGCTTGTGTTGATAGAAGGTGATGTTGACCAGGCTGTGGAATATGTCCGCCAGATAGTCAGCAAGGTCCGGAATCTCGATCCTGCAAAAGACTCCGAGATCGTCGAAAGCCTTGTTCTCACACGCACTCTTACAAGGAAAATTGAAAGTTATAAAAACAAGCAGCCTCACCTTACAGTTGCTGAAAATCTGAAAAAAAGGACTGGGGTTGTACCTTCTATAGGAACAAGAATACCTTTTGTCATTACCGCAGGAAAAGGACTCTTTGTTGACCGGGCTGAAGATCCAGACTATGTAAGGGAGAACAATATCTCTATAGATGTCGATTATTATATTAAGAAGCAGATACTCCCTCCAGTGGAACGCATTCTTGAGGTTTTCGGGGTTAAGATGTCTTCACTTGACTTTGATTCCAAACAAAAAGGACTATTTGATTTTGAAGCTAAGAAGCCTGAAGTAAAGAAACAGGAAAAACCCTCTTCAGAAAAGGAAAGTAAGGTAAAGGTTCAGGAACAGAATTTATGCGAGAAGAATGGGCATGCATCTCAGAGTTCTCTCTTTGATTTTTGAACCTGCACTTTTTTGTTCTGATTTTGTGTTTTTTTAAGTGCTCATATTACTTTTACATCTTTTACATATTCCCAAGTTGGCTTTTAATCTCTGCTCTTTCTGTTTCTGGGCTTCAATCAATTTTTTGCCTGCTATTGATCTCTTATACCGATTTAACATGAAAGTACTGTGATTTGAAAAGTACTTTCATTTCTTTGTGCCTGTTATTTGAAGAGTTTCATATTTGTTTCCTTGATGCTATTTCTCTTTTTGTCTATTTTTTCTTTCCTCCCTTTATTTATACTTTATATAGAATCTATATATTATCTTATTTTATTTCTCCTATTTCATTCATACGTACTTCTCTATATTCTATGAAGCGAATCTTTATATATTTTTCATTTATTGTGCATTATACTGGAAACGACTTAGATAAATGCAAATTTTATTTGTTACTTATAGGAGTGTCTGTACACATGGTAAATACATTAAAAAAATATACAGTTCTCATATTATTGATGATTGGGCTCGTGTTCCTGGGAATTGGGTGTACCGGAACTAAAAATAATGAAGGGCCTTCCTCTGCAGAAGAAACTCCTGCAGGTGAATCTCAAAGCATTTTATTGAAAGGTTCAGATACAGTTCTGCCTCTTGCTCAGGCTGAAGCTGAAGAATTTATGAATGAAAACACTGGAAAAAGCATAACAGTTACTGGTGGCGGGTCCGGAGTCGGGATTTCTGCGCTCATTGACGGTGAAGTAAATATTGCTTCAGCATCCAGAGAAATGACCGAAGACGAAATTAAATCTGCTGAAGCAAAAGGAATCAATCCTGTTAAAACTACTATTGCTTCTGACGGCATTACTGTAATTGTAAACCCTTCTAACCCTGTTTCCAACTTTACATTTGACCAGCTGCGTGGTATCTATAATGGAAGTATCAGCAACTGGAAGGAAGTTGGTGGAACTGATGCACAAATTTCTGTGATTTCCAGAGATAGCAGTTCCGGAACTTATAAAGACTTCCAGAAAGACGTTTTGCAAGGTGACGAATATCGGCCTGATGCCCTTACTCAGCCTGCTACGGGAGGCATAGTTACTGAGGTATCTCAAAATACCAATGCGATAGGCTATATCGGTTTTGCATACCTTGACAGCAGTGTAAAGGCATTAAGCCTGGACAAAGGTAATGGGTCTGTAACTCCAACTGCAGAATCTATACGTAATGGCTCATACCCGCTTTCAAGATCTCTCTACTTCTACACCAATGGGGAACCCTCAGGCTTAACAAAGGAATTCACCGATTTTGTGTTGAGCGAAAAAGGGCAGAGCATTGTGAGCACGGTCGGGTATATTCCACTAAAAAAGTAAAGCAACCTCTAAACTAAATTATATAATAATCTAAGGGACAAAAATGCTAAGCAGAATTTATAAGGAAAAAACAATCGAATGGACACTGTTTTCAGTCAGTGTCCTTACGGTTGTTATTCTCTTCCTTATATGCCTTTTTTTGTTTAGAGACGGTTTACTTCTTTTTAAGGATACGTCTCTTATGGATTTTCTTACAGGAAAGTTCTGGTATCCAACATCCATAAACAGGCAGTTTGGGTTATTACCTCTATTTTTCGGATCTCTTATTGTTACTGTCGGAGCTATCCTTTTTGCTGTGCCTCTGGGAATTGCTTCTGCTATATATATTTCTGAAATTGCTAATCCAAAGGTTGCAGATTTCCTTAAGCCATTTATTGAAATTCTCGCAGGAATTCCTTCTGTTGTATTTGGATTCTTTGGGCTTGTTGTACTGGTTCCAATTATACAGAAGAGCTTTAACCTGCCAACCGGCCAAACTGCTCTCACAGGCTCTATTATGCTGGGAATTATGGCACTTCCTACGATTATCACTATTTCAGAGGATGCTATAAGTTCTGTTCCCGGTACTCTCGAACAGGGTTCGCTTGCTCTTGGGGCTACAAAATGGCAGACAATCTATAGAGTCATAGTTCCTGCAGCATTATCGGGAATTTCAGCGGCTGTAATGCTTGGTATAGGAAGAGCTATAGGGGAAACTATGACCCTTATGATGGTTACTGGAAATACTGCAGTAATTCCTTCTTTTCCAGGAGGCTTTCTGGCTTCTGTAAGGACAATGACTGCCACAATTGCGCTTGAAATGGGTGAGGTTCCTCAGGGAAGTACCCACTTCCATGCTCTCTTTGCGGTCGGATCTGTACTTTTCGTCATAACTTTCCTGATTAACCTGATTGCGGATTCAATTAAAAGAAGGTACAGATTCAAGGTGGATTGAGCATGGAGCTAAACGCAGAAGTAAAAGAAAGTGATAGTAAAGTGGCCAGGATTCAGGGAGGACTAAGCATAAGATTAAACGCAAAGAAAAGTGAAAAAATTGCCTTTGCGCTTCTTGGTCTCTCAGCATTGACAGTAATGGGGTTTGTGCTAGTCATTCTTGGTTATATTATTTACAATGGGTATAGTGTAATTAACATTGAGTTCCTTACTGAAATGCCCAGACTTATGATGACTCAAGGCGGAATCTACCCAGCAATTGTAGGTACCATATACCTCATCATAGGCTCCATGAGTGTGGCCCTTCCTGTGGGAGTTATGGCTGCTATATACCTTAATGAGTACGCAGGAGAAACTCGCACAACCTGGTTAATTGAAATGGCAATCAACAACCTTGCAGGAACTCCTTCTGTGATCTTTGGACTTTTCGGGATGGCGCTATTTGTTAAATATTTCGGTTTTGGTCCTTCCATACTTTCGTCTTCCCTTACACTTTCCCTCTTGATCATTCCAGTGATTATCCGTTCCACTGAAGAGGCACTGATTGCAGTTCCTAGTGAATACCGGGAATCATCCCTTGCACTTGGGGTCAGTAAATGGCAGACAATCAGACATGCGGTACTGCCGGCTGCTATTCCTGGAATCATTACTGGTTCTATCCTGAGTATTGGAAGGGTTGCAGGAGAAACGGCTCCGATTCTTTTTACTGGAGTGGCTTACTTCTTGCCCAGGCTGCCAGACTCAATCTATTCTCAATTTATGGCGCTTCCTTACCATCTTTTTGTGCTTGCAACGGCCGGGACAAATATTGCAAAAACCAGGTCTATTCAGTATGGAACAGCTCTGGTTTTGTTGATTGTCGTCCTCAGTTTGAATCTTATAGCTGTCCTGATTCGCAGGCACTACCGAAACAAATTAAAAATTTAACTAGAGTTTTGTTTAGAGTTTTGTTACTAATGACCTATCTGGATTTATATGATAATGAGGTTCCTAAATGACTGAAGGTATTCAAAACGTATCTCAACCTCAGATAAAAATAGATAACCTTAATCTGTGGTACGGGGAGAAGCAGGCGCTTAAGAACGTTTCCATGCAGATCCCTAGAAACAGCATAACTGCTCTTATAGGCCCTTCAGGCTGTGGCAAGTCCACCTTTATTCGCTGCTTAAACAGGATGAATGATCTTATTAATAACTGCAGAATCGAAGGTAAAGTTACGATAGAAGGCAAGGATATATACGGGCCAGATGTGGATGCTGTTGAACTTAGAAAAAACGTGGGCATGGTTTTCCAGAAACCCAACCCTTTTCCTATGTCAATTTATGATAATGTCGCGTACGGGCCGCGTATACATGGCGCAGACAAGAAAGATCTTGACGGCATTGTTGAACAGGCCCTCCGTTCGGCTGCGATCTGGAATGAAGTTTCAGACAGGCTTAAGTCTCCTGCTCTTTATTTGAGTGGAGGACAACAACAAAGACTGTGCATTGCCAGAACCCTGGCAGTAAAACCAAAAACTATTCTTTTTGATGAACCTACAAGCGCTCTTGATCCGATTTCCACTTTAAGGATTGAAGATCTGACTATGGAACTTAAAAAAGATTACACTATAGTAATCGTAACTCATAATATGCAGCAGGCAGCGAGGATCTCAGACTATACCGGATTTTTCCTTATGGGGGAATTGATTGAGTTCGGCCAGACCAGGCAGATTTTTCAAAATCCAAGGGAAAAGAGTACTGAGGATTATATTACAGGTAGGTTTGGGTGATTTATATGACTCGAGAACAATATGTGAAGCAGCTGGATCTACTTAAGGAGTCTGTACTTTCTTTTGGAGAAATGGTAGAGCTGATTTTCAGAGACTCAATGGCTTCAGTTATAGATCTCGATGTCAAGCTTGCTGAAAAAACACTTGCCCTTGAGCCAGAAATTGATAAACTTGAGGAAGGTATTGAGGTCTCGGTTTTTGATCTGCTTGCACTTCAGCAGCCTATGGCCAGTGATCTCCGGTTTGTAGTATCTACTCTGAAGATCACGGCAGATCTGAGGAGAATTGTGGGATTATCAATAAATATCGCCAAAATCCCAGGAAGAGTAGAGGGCGAACATGTAAAACCACTTATAGATACAAAAAAAATGGCAGATGCCGCTGCATTTATGCTTGAAAATTCCCTCAAGGCTTTTGAGACTCAGGATGTCAAACTTGCAAGAACAGTAGCACTAAGGGATGAAGAGGTAGATAAACTCTTTTACGCAGTATGGGTCGAGCTGATTGAAATGATGGCAAAAGATACAAGTATCATTTCGAGAGCTACAAATTTACTTTTCCTGATCCGTTATCTTGAAAGAATCGCAGACCACTGCTGCAATATCTGTGAAAGCGTAGTTTACCTCGCTACGGCTGAGAGAGTCAAACTGAACTGAAAAGGCTTTTTATCTTTTCTTTTTCTCTCTCATCTCATCTCCATTTTTCCTATCTTTCCTTTTTCGTTCTCATCTCTGTCTCTTTCTCTGATCTCTATTTTTCCTATCTTTCTCCTATCTTTTTTCCATTTCTATTTTTTTCTTTAGTTCTCTGATGTCGTTTTCACGCTTTAGATGATTTTTTTTCTCTGAATATTTCTTTTTCTCTTCAGACCATTTACTGTTCTCCTTGATGTCAGGTTTTAAGTACATTTATAAGCATATAGACGCCCATGCCTGATATTCTTATTAAAAATACAAGGATTTACTACAATAATTCGCTTCAGTCTGCTGAGATTATTATTGAGGACGGTAAAGTTACTAAAATAGGAAAAGATCTCAGGGTTTCAAGCTCAGACATGATAATTGATGCGGGTGGGGCTCTTACCCTGCCTGCCGGGATTGACGTACATGTCCATTTCAGGGAGCCTGGAATGACCTCAAAGGAAAACTGGTATACAGGATCGTGTGCAGCGGCTGCTGGGGGAGTTACTACTGTCATTGACCAGCCTAATACAGTGCCTCCTACGACAAATAGGCTGGCATTTGAACAAAAACTTAGACTTGCAAGGGGAAAGTCTATTGTCGATTTTGGAATCAATGGCGGGGTAACAGGCAATATTGAAAAATTAGAAGAACTCTGGAAACTGGGAGTTACTGCTTTTGGGGAAATTTTCATGGCCGAGTCTACAGGCGGGCTAAATATTAATGAGGAAACCTTTGAAGAAGCGCTTGCCGAAATTAAACGTCTTGATGCACTTGCGACCATACATGCTGAGGACGAGAAAATGCGTCTTGAGTTTGAAAAACTGTTAAAAGGAGATACTTCTTATGAGTATCACTCAAGGGTACGCCCGAATGCATGTGAGGCTGCTGCTGTTCAAAAAGCCCTGGAGCTCGTTTCCAAGTTGCAAGTAAGGGCTCATCTTTGCCACATTAGCACGCTTGAAGCTACAGGTATTATTAGAAAGAAAAAATATCTTGCAAGAAGGGAGAATAAAGAACCCCTTTTCACATGTGAAGTTACTCCTCATCACCTTTTCCTTTCTACACGAGATTGGGAAAGGCTTCGATCTTTTGGAAAAATGAATCCTCCTCTTCGGGGAGGCAACAGTATTAAAGCTCTAGTAAATGGAATTAACGATGGGACTATTGATATGGTAGCTTCGGATCATGCCCCGCACCTTGAATCCGAAAAGGATGTTGATATAAGAGCCGCTCCTTCAGGAGTGCCCGGAGTCGAGACTCTCATGCCTCTTATGCTTGCTGCAGTAAGAAAAAACATCCTGCCGCTTTCACGTATGATCATGCTGACAAGCTGGAATCCGGCAAAAGCCTTTGGGCTGGATCGCAAATCCAAAGGAAGGCTTGAAGTAGGTTTTGATGCAGACCTGATTATTGTAAATCCCCGCGAGCTTCGCCCTATAAAGGCCGAGTTCCTACACAGTAAAGCGGGCTGGACTCCCTTTGAAGGTATGGAAGGAGTTTTTCCTGAATATACTCTCTCTAGGGGTGAAGTGATCTGGATTGAGGAATCTATTAATGCAAAACCTGGGCGGGGTAACTTCCTCGAAGGCAGAGGAGAACGGTCTGAAGAGGATGAAGAGGATCTGGAAGAAATTGGCGAAACTCAGGACTGAGTCCCCGTCTCAGAATAAACTATGCAGATTTCTAATTGAATGTTTTGATTTTCACTATCAAGGTAGCCAATCAAAGTTATAATAAATTATAAGTTTCATCGGTTATTTTGTTGCGGGTATTAAGAAAAAACTTTAGCAAAAGCGGAAAATTGCAAATCAGTTTTCCAGAAAAGTTGAAATAACATTATAGGCCTTGAAATATTTTTATAATATTCTAAGGCCCTGTGAATCTTATATTCTTCTCTTAATAAAAGTCAACTGAGCCAAGCTGGGACTGTAGGAGTTCCTGATGCTTTTTTTCCAGGAACTTGTAGACTGCACCATGTGTAGCTCCATCGAGCAGCATTCTTATAGCTGTCCGAATTATAGTGTTCTGCTCAGGGTGCCCAAGTACGGATACGGTTTTTCCGTAGACTGAGATCTTAACGTTTATCAGGGTTTCTGCAAGTTCTCTGGTTCTTCCGTTTCTTCCTATTATCCGGCCCTTTATCCGCTGAAGTTCTTTTGGAGTATTAGCAACGTCGGAAAGGTCGATGACCTCAAGCATAAGCATCTCATCATCCAGAAGTTCAAGAGCTTTCTCAGGACTGAAACCTCTTCCTATCGCCTTTATAGTTTCGAGAACCCTAAACTCTTTTAGTGGATCTTCTTCACAGGTAATGTCTACCTTTCCGCTTTCGCTATCGATTTCAAGCTGACATGCAGTCTTGTCCTCGATAAGCTTTTTTGTTTCTCCTTTCGGGCCTATTATTACTCCGACTCTTTCTTTGGGGATTTTGACATACTGAGTCATATTATTCCGCCTGTATTTTTTTAAATAGCTCTTCAGGTTTGTCCTTTATCCCATAGCGGCTGAAGAACCTGAGTATATTTTGCACGTCCCTGTAAAGGAACTCCCGGGCATTAGGATGCTCCAGGGTTACGGATTGTCCCATATCAATAAATATGGGAGTCAGGTTGTTCGGGTCGATCAGGATATTATATTCGCTTAGATCGGCATGTACAAGGTTTGCTTTTTTATATAGGAGACGCATGTATTCTACGATGATATCAAAAATATTCTTTGCTTCCTCGTTTTCAAGATGCGTGTTTTTTAGGAGCGGGTAAGGTGCCTCGTTTTCTCCCATAAATTCCATGATAAGAATATTCTTTTCGGTAAGTATGGGCTCCGGAACCCGGACTCCTGCGTTTTTCGCACGTTTCAGGTTCTGAAGTTCCTTGCGTGTCCATGCAAAAATGATATCTCTTTTATTTTTTCGAATGTTTGTGAAGCGAGGATCCTTCATAATGTAGGCATCCATGGCCTTGAAGGTGCTGCTTGCAATTCTGTATATTTTTACAGCTAGCTCTTTATCTGGACCTTCGGCATAGAATACGTTTGCTTCCTTTCCAGTACTGATAGCTCCCCCCATTGCTTTTATTACACCCTTGTTGGATAGAGTATAAAGAATTTTAAGGGTGGGTACATCGAATACGTTTTCTTCTACTTTCAGCCGCTCGGAGTCCTTCTCCCTGGCCCTGGATTTATCTTTAGCGCTATCGATGCGCCTTATCTTCTTTTCCTGATCCATTCCCATATTATCCTTTTAGGTATCCTTTCCTCTCAAGCCAGTCTACCTGCGGCCTTGTATACTTCCAGATCACATCTGCCTTTTCGTTCTGGAATTCCCATGGCACGACAATAACGACGTCTCCTTCTCTTATCCAGGTTTTTTTCTTCATTGAACCTGGAATCCTTCCCATGCGAACGACCCCATCCATGCAACGGAGTCTCAGCCGGTTTGCACCCAGTAGACTCTCAACGGTTGCCAGGATCTCGTTATTCTCCCTGCGCGGTGTGCGTACTCTTGTAACGGTTTCTCCCGTTACGGGCTTGGCTTTGGATGTAGGTTTCTTTAAGTCTGCCAGTTTGATACCTCATTATGTGTAGTTCATATTATAGTTATATTTTCTATTTTTTATTTTTATACACTTAAATCCCTTATATATCATTTTTTCGAGTTTTAAGGCTATTTGTCTTGCAGCTTTCAACTTTCTGCTAATATTTTAATGCTGCGCTTTTCTATTCTCTTATTTCTCTCCTCCTATTATTATTTTTTTCCAAGTAATTGGGCAGGCGACAGGTATATATATCGGATATTCCTTTGTATGTTCCACGCGCAAAACAAGCGTGGATTGCTCTTGAATTTGTAATTCAAGAGTGAAAATCAGGAATTTTACAAAACAGATTTCCATTATTTATTTAATTTGTTTTTCTCAAATATTCCTGGACAAAAAGCTTTATATATTAAAACTGATGTATATGTGTTCCCTGATTCAGCATGAATTTATTGTGCTGGACGGTTTTTCTCATAGTCATCTAGTCAAGGTTTTTCCTGGTTTAAAAGGAAATAAATACCTTTAAATACTATGAACACATAACTATAATTTCCTGCATCATTAATGCAGCAATTACAATTCATTAATAATGGAGTCAGGAGTTTTTTCCTGTCTGACGAGGATTTTGTCGGTTCGGTTAATTCTGGGCGGTGAGAGTTTTTCATAACATATCATCGCGAAACGAAAATAACTGAATTGATAGTTGTTAGTGCAAGTTTCTGCGACCAAGACCTTTAATTTTAAAGTGTGCGATACATTAACAATTCTGGTTGATCCTGCCAGAGGTTACTGCTATCGGTGTTCGCCTAAGCCATGCGAGTCATATGTTCTTCGTGAACATGGCGTACTGCTCAGTAACACGTGGATAACCTGCCCTTGGGTCTGGCATAACCCCGGGAAACTGGGGATAATTCCGGATAACGCATATATGCTGGAATGCTTTATGCGTAAAATGGATTCGTCCGCCCAAGGATGGGTCTGCGGCCTATCAGGTAGTAGTGGGTGTAATGTACCTACTAGCCTACAACGGGTACGGGTTGTGAGAGCAAGAGCCCGGAGATGGATTCTGAGACATGAATCCAGGCCCTACGGGGCGCAGCAGGCGCGAAAACTTTACAATGCGGGAAACCGTGATAAGGGGACACCGAGTGCTAGCATCATATGCTGGCTGTCCAGGTGTGTAAACTACACCTGTTAGCAAGGGCCGGGCAAGACCGGTGCCAGCCGCCGCGGTAACACCGGCGGCCCGAGTGGTGATCGTGATTATTGGGTCTAAAGGGTCCGTAGCCGGTTTGGTCAGTCCTCCGGGAAATCTGATAGCTCAACTATTAGGCTTTCGGGGGATACTGCCAGACTTGGAACCGGGAGAGGTAAGAGGTACTACAGGGGTAGGAGTGAAATCTTGTAATCCCTGTGGGACCACCTGTGGCGAAGGCGTCTTACCAGAACGGGTTCGACGGTGAGGGACGAAAGCTGGGGGCACGAACCGGATTAGATACCCGGGTAGTCCCAGCCGTAAACGATGCTCGCTAGGTGTCAGGCATGGCGCGACCGTGTCTGGTGCCGCAGGGAAGCCGTGAAGCGAGCCACCTGGGAAGTACGGCCGCAAGGCTGAAACTTAAAGGAATTGGCGGGGGAGCACAACAACGGGTGGAGCCTGCGGTTTAATTGGACTCAACGCCGGACAACTCACCGGGGACGACAGCAATATGTAGGTCAGGCTGAAGACCTTACCTGAATCGCTGAGAGGAGGTGCATGGCCGTCGCCAGTTCGTACTGTGAAGCATCCTGTTAAGTCAGGCAACGAGCGAGACCCGTGCCCACTGTTACCAGCATATCCTCCGGGATGATGGGTACTCTGTGGGGACCGCCGGTGTTAAATCGGAGGAAGGTGCGGGCCACGGTAGGTCAGTATGCCCCGAATTTCCCGGGCTACACGCGGGCTACAATGAATGGGACAATGGGTCCCTCCCCTGAAAAGGGCTGGTAATCTCACAAACCCATCCTTAGTTCGGATCGAGGGCTGTAACTCGCCCTCGTGAAGCTGGAATCCGTAGTAATCGCGTTTCAATATAGCGCGGTGAATACGTCCCTGCTCCTTGCACACACCGCCCGTCAAACCACCCGAGTGAGGTATGGGTGAGGGCACGAACATCGTGTCGTGTTCGAACCTGTGCTTTGCAAGGGGGGTTAAGTCGTAACAAGGTAGCCGTAGGGGAATCTGCGGCTGGATCACCTCCTAAGCAAAAAAACTCACCACCCAGATGCCGATAAACCGAACAAAATCCTCACCATTAAAATCATCGATCATAATCTAATGATCAACTCAAACTCATCAAATGCACCCGGAAAGTAAATTTTCGGGGAAGGACGGATTGCCTGCGTTGACACGCAGGTACATGAAGTCATGTATAAGTGCTGTATACTGGACGCTTTCTGGACCTGGTTAGGATACACAGGAATTATGCTATCAGGTGGATGGCTCGGCTCAAGAGCTGATGAAGGACGTGCCAAGCTGCGATAAGCCCGGGGTAGGTGCAAGGAGCCTATGAACCCGGGATTTCCGAATGGGACCTCTCCATAGTGATCAGTAATGATCGGGAACGCTCCGAATTGAAACATCTCAGTAGGAGCAGGAAAAGAAATCAACCGAGATACCGTTAGTAACGGCGAGTGAAAACGGTACAGTTCAAACCGAATCCCTTCACAGGGAAATGTGGTGTTGTAGGGCTGTTCAAACGTCTGGCGGCTAAACAGAACTTGCCTGAAACGGCAGACCGTAGAGTGTGACAGTCACGTATGTGTAAACCAAAAGATCGGAACATGTCCCTGAGTACCGTGCGTTGGATATCGTGCGGGAATCTGGGGGGCACC harbors:
- a CDS encoding DNA-directed DNA polymerase gives rise to the protein MPMDFQILDADYEVINDSSPVIRLFGRGADGKSVCCFVPDFEPYFYLKASGDLNTVARLVEETFTQVKKVEIVEKFEPIGYQKTKTKMLRVTTHLPREVPEIRDEILKLQEVLKAEGKWEVYETDILFRNRFLIDKDLGGMVWVSAEGGSVDPAKYIRTNGSGNSRCEKFTCDTSILASGFNKVENLTLAPLKYLAFDIECLPLDGGMPSPEVSPIIMISFSFEPEYKGHKTLVLLAKPVEGLNSDVWSYTDETEMLNQFFEIFCDYDPDIVIGYNHQDFDIPYITDRVKTLVSEGKAINPVVGRDGSKIGYRKFGLITRTEMKGRVVVDALPLVRRAFSLKQYTLRAVSKELLSREKLDVPPLEMEEYWLDKGEKFKKFVDYSRRDAELALELILNLRLLDKYVALAQVSGSLLQEVVDGGQTSMVETLLLKEFGLRDRVLLPKPDDGVSAERYAMSSDLKGGEVLEPKKGLLENVLILDYKSLYPTIMMAHNLCYTTVVTGDRSDGVTIRPPSGGEFVPSEVYKGIVPSILEDLLNKRTKTKKRMRGASNENEYRVLDATQLALKILLNSFYGYSGYARARLYSLTLANAVTSFGRSNILNTREIINSTIGKIILRNKTALLLDEAGKLSPPDRVVELSVAYGDTDSVFVHCKSSGDLSLEEVSLIGNRLANIVSVSLPDPMELEFESIAKRALLIAKKRYALWFFEPKNSGWEDKIKVKGMETVRRDWCELTSITLNRVLELVLIEGDVDQAVEYVRQIVSKVRNLDPAKDSEIVESLVLTRTLTRKIESYKNKQPHLTVAENLKKRTGVVPSIGTRIPFVITAGKGLFVDRAEDPDYVRENNISIDVDYYIKKQILPPVERILEVFGVKMSSLDFDSKQKGLFDFEAKKPEVKKQEKPSSEKESKVKVQEQNLCEKNGHASQSSLFDF
- a CDS encoding phosphate ABC transporter substrate-binding protein codes for the protein MVNTLKKYTVLILLMIGLVFLGIGCTGTKNNEGPSSAEETPAGESQSILLKGSDTVLPLAQAEAEEFMNENTGKSITVTGGGSGVGISALIDGEVNIASASREMTEDEIKSAEAKGINPVKTTIASDGITVIVNPSNPVSNFTFDQLRGIYNGSISNWKEVGGTDAQISVISRDSSSGTYKDFQKDVLQGDEYRPDALTQPATGGIVTEVSQNTNAIGYIGFAYLDSSVKALSLDKGNGSVTPTAESIRNGSYPLSRSLYFYTNGEPSGLTKEFTDFVLSEKGQSIVSTVGYIPLKK
- the pstC gene encoding phosphate ABC transporter permease subunit PstC, with protein sequence MLSRIYKEKTIEWTLFSVSVLTVVILFLICLFLFRDGLLLFKDTSLMDFLTGKFWYPTSINRQFGLLPLFFGSLIVTVGAILFAVPLGIASAIYISEIANPKVADFLKPFIEILAGIPSVVFGFFGLVVLVPIIQKSFNLPTGQTALTGSIMLGIMALPTIITISEDAISSVPGTLEQGSLALGATKWQTIYRVIVPAALSGISAAVMLGIGRAIGETMTLMMVTGNTAVIPSFPGGFLASVRTMTATIALEMGEVPQGSTHFHALFAVGSVLFVITFLINLIADSIKRRYRFKVD
- the pstA gene encoding phosphate ABC transporter permease PstA, whose product is MELNAEVKESDSKVARIQGGLSIRLNAKKSEKIAFALLGLSALTVMGFVLVILGYIIYNGYSVINIEFLTEMPRLMMTQGGIYPAIVGTIYLIIGSMSVALPVGVMAAIYLNEYAGETRTTWLIEMAINNLAGTPSVIFGLFGMALFVKYFGFGPSILSSSLTLSLLIIPVIIRSTEEALIAVPSEYRESSLALGVSKWQTIRHAVLPAAIPGIITGSILSIGRVAGETAPILFTGVAYFLPRLPDSIYSQFMALPYHLFVLATAGTNIAKTRSIQYGTALVLLIVVLSLNLIAVLIRRHYRNKLKI
- the pstB gene encoding phosphate ABC transporter ATP-binding protein PstB — encoded protein: MTEGIQNVSQPQIKIDNLNLWYGEKQALKNVSMQIPRNSITALIGPSGCGKSTFIRCLNRMNDLINNCRIEGKVTIEGKDIYGPDVDAVELRKNVGMVFQKPNPFPMSIYDNVAYGPRIHGADKKDLDGIVEQALRSAAIWNEVSDRLKSPALYLSGGQQQRLCIARTLAVKPKTILFDEPTSALDPISTLRIEDLTMELKKDYTIVIVTHNMQQAARISDYTGFFLMGELIEFGQTRQIFQNPREKSTEDYITGRFG